In Mastigocladopsis repens PCC 10914, a single window of DNA contains:
- a CDS encoding peroxiredoxin family protein: MVTSTASSSLFNERFFRNFLPIPATNKLQLGRTTPDFQLPDITNGTVVKLSDYRGKQPVLIALTRIFTEKNYCPFCYPHIKELNENYEQFQNRGIEVLMITSTDERQSQIVVKDLGIKMPFLSDPSCRVFRTYQVGQALGAPLPAQFVLDKEGKLRYWHLFSFLEHNAGVEKLLEQFN; this comes from the coding sequence ATGGTAACTTCAACTGCTTCCAGTAGCTTATTCAATGAACGCTTTTTTCGCAATTTTTTGCCAATTCCAGCAACAAATAAGTTGCAATTGGGACGCACAACACCAGATTTTCAACTGCCAGATATCACCAACGGAACTGTAGTGAAATTATCTGATTATCGAGGCAAGCAACCAGTATTAATCGCCTTGACTCGTATCTTTACAGAAAAAAATTATTGCCCCTTTTGCTATCCTCACATCAAAGAATTAAATGAAAACTACGAGCAATTTCAAAATCGGGGCATAGAAGTTTTGATGATTACTAGTACCGACGAACGACAAAGTCAAATAGTTGTGAAAGATTTAGGCATAAAAATGCCGTTTTTGAGTGATCCCAGTTGTCGTGTGTTTCGTACTTATCAAGTCGGGCAAGCATTAGGAGCGCCTTTGCCAGCACAATTTGTGTTAGATAAAGAAGGGAAACTTCGCTACTGGCATTTATTTTCTTTCCTGGAGCATAATGCTGGAGTGGAAAAGTTACTAGAGCAATTCAATTAA
- a CDS encoding AAA family ATPase, producing the protein MTKLLLLIGLPGSGKSTLARQLLAECPWMQLISTDAIRGQMFGNEGLQGPWLLIWREIQRQFQQAVATGGTTIYDATNAQRRHRREIITIARELGFTHMTGVWVRTPVWLCLARNKRRERKVPEDVILRMYRQLRDAPPSLEEGLDNLICFPSGSSGVRELRSCSEEEPHLKLFNIC; encoded by the coding sequence ATGACTAAATTGTTGTTGCTCATTGGTCTTCCTGGTAGCGGTAAGTCTACTTTGGCAAGGCAATTGCTCGCAGAATGCCCTTGGATGCAACTGATTTCTACAGATGCTATCCGGGGGCAGATGTTTGGTAATGAAGGCCTTCAGGGACCTTGGCTACTGATTTGGCGGGAAATTCAGCGGCAATTTCAGCAGGCTGTAGCCACAGGTGGTACGACAATCTACGACGCTACCAATGCCCAGCGACGCCATCGCCGTGAAATCATTACCATAGCGCGCGAATTAGGCTTCACTCACATGACCGGGGTGTGGGTGAGAACCCCAGTATGGCTGTGTTTGGCACGCAACAAAAGACGGGAACGTAAAGTGCCAGAAGACGTTATATTGCGTATGTATCGTCAGCTTCGTGATGCCCCTCCAAGCCTAGAGGAAGGGCTTGATAATTTGATATGCTTTCCTTCTGGAAGCTCAGGAGTACGGGAATTGCGCTCGTGCAGTGAGGAAGAACCGCACTTGAAATTATTTAATATTTGTTAA
- a CDS encoding protein kinase family protein — MYHYRIIPFSGRRADVDRSRLKGYVEYWGNSANAGNYLVDRANANYELVLFIEHIPYVLETWLRENPNKLQKPLDDLRTTIDFLRTKGIIHFDVHFQNVLTDGEQIYLTDFGLVLDKSFTLTKDEESFFEQNTFYDYGEVLRNLGHLIRPSYDSCSQNDKRRMMEKYGIKQGLQPYEVYSILLDNIEQIHADGVMKLDDFYVASIVKYRSIIALMQDFFSDMWGNNNKDTKLEHAKLRLLLKETGFVPDAESHTHQIDSGL; from the coding sequence ATGTACCATTATCGGATTATTCCGTTCTCTGGGCGGCGGGCAGATGTGGATAGGTCGCGTCTAAAAGGTTATGTGGAGTACTGGGGCAATAGTGCGAATGCCGGGAATTATCTGGTAGATAGAGCGAACGCCAACTATGAGTTGGTTCTGTTTATAGAGCATATACCGTATGTTCTGGAAACATGGCTGCGGGAAAACCCCAACAAACTTCAGAAACCCCTGGATGACTTACGCACGACGATTGACTTTTTGAGGACGAAGGGAATCATCCACTTCGATGTGCATTTTCAGAACGTCCTCACCGACGGCGAGCAGATATATTTGACCGATTTTGGTTTGGTACTTGACAAGAGTTTTACGTTGACGAAAGATGAAGAGTCTTTCTTTGAGCAGAACACATTTTATGACTACGGAGAAGTCCTGCGGAATCTGGGACACCTGATTCGACCATCGTATGATTCATGTTCCCAGAACGATAAACGCAGGATGATGGAAAAGTATGGCATAAAACAAGGCTTACAACCTTATGAAGTGTATTCCATATTACTCGACAACATCGAGCAGATACATGCTGATGGGGTGATGAAGTTAGATGATTTCTATGTTGCCAGCATCGTCAAATACCGCAGCATCATTGCGCTGATGCAAGACTTCTTTTCTGATATGTGGGGAAATAACAACAAGGACACAAAACTTGAACACGCAAAACTACGGCTGCTGCTCAAAGAAACGGGGTTTGTTCCTGATGCTGAATCCCACACACATCAAATAGATTCGGGATTATAA
- a CDS encoding DnaJ C-terminal domain-containing protein, which yields MAATDFKDYYAILGVSKTASPEEVKQAFRKLARKYHPDVNPGNKEAEARFKEVNEAYEVLSDSDKRKKYDQFGQYWKQAAEGFPSGGVNVDMSGFDFSQYGSFDDFINELLGRFGAGSTRGGRQSYYRTSSGGPSGFGGFSDFGFQDTGSAGATQDSEAAIALTFSEAFNGVQKHLSLGNEIIDVRIPAGAKAGSRLRVRGKGLVNPYTQQRGDLYLKVELQPHSFFQFEGDNLVCEIPITPDEAVLGASVEVPTPDGTVTVKLPVGVRSGQTLRLRGKGWPQPRNGRSDQLVKVAIIPPKDLSQQEREYYEKIRAIRTYNPRSHLQQIRL from the coding sequence ATGGCTGCAACCGACTTCAAGGATTATTATGCAATTTTGGGAGTTAGTAAGACCGCCAGTCCAGAAGAAGTTAAACAAGCCTTTCGCAAATTAGCCCGAAAGTATCACCCAGACGTCAACCCCGGCAACAAAGAAGCCGAGGCACGCTTTAAAGAAGTCAACGAAGCATACGAAGTTTTGTCAGATTCAGACAAACGCAAAAAGTACGACCAGTTTGGTCAATACTGGAAACAAGCGGCTGAGGGCTTCCCCTCTGGTGGCGTCAATGTTGATATGAGCGGTTTTGACTTCAGCCAGTATGGTAGTTTTGATGACTTTATTAATGAGTTATTAGGGCGTTTTGGGGCTGGTAGCACACGCGGTGGGCGACAGTCTTATTATCGCACTTCCTCGGGTGGACCTAGTGGTTTTGGTGGTTTTAGTGATTTTGGTTTTCAAGATACAGGTTCTGCCGGGGCTACCCAAGATAGCGAAGCCGCGATCGCTCTTACCTTTTCCGAAGCATTTAATGGTGTACAAAAACACCTAAGTCTAGGTAATGAAATCATTGATGTCCGCATCCCCGCAGGTGCCAAAGCTGGCAGTAGGTTACGTGTACGGGGTAAAGGACTAGTGAATCCTTACACGCAACAACGTGGCGATTTATATCTTAAAGTCGAACTTCAACCCCACTCTTTCTTCCAGTTTGAGGGCGATAACTTGGTGTGCGAGATACCAATTACGCCAGACGAAGCCGTTCTAGGAGCCTCAGTTGAGGTACCTACACCCGATGGTACGGTTACTGTTAAGCTTCCTGTTGGAGTACGTTCTGGTCAAACTCTGCGCCTGCGTGGTAAAGGCTGGCCCCAACCTCGCAATGGACGTAGTGACCAGTTGGTGAAGGTCGCAATTATACCACCAAAAGACCTTAGCCAACAAGAACGCGAATACTATGAAAAAATCCGCGCTATACGCACCTATAATCCCCGTAGCCATTTACAGCAAATCAGGCTGTGA
- a CDS encoding amylo-alpha-1,6-glucosidase → MVDLDTREWLLTNGLGSFASGTVSDVRTRTYHGWLFAATSPPSGRTLLLSHLEASLELPEQVMALGTNFWGSGQLEPKGYQLLRSFEINPVPKWMWGEDDWQLSRFLVMPQGLEQQRQGELGGSMYARHAPSANEQHIDGTQWGLGTALRWAENITPAPCHPIAPSQFCHRVLIQYRYEGTDTATLRLRLLISDRDFHHQQKAIPELQFSQMLGQKQVCLQAIVSHSFGTPWHLRWTQGEYQPDAVWYWNYGLPEETLRGLGDREDLYSPGYLTVKLSPGDAVTLEARVGFPSDVETPLTSETFAEVVQAEQERLCQVFGWRIGGKDTSTSSRTSPLWRRLLQAADQFVVYRASIAGPTVIAGYHWFNDWGRDTLIALPGLALIPQRFDLAKGLLQTFGRYCRHGLIPNAFPDIGGEPFYNSIDAALWWIETLGLYLEATQDWQFLAEQYPVVQQIYKAFLGGTRYNVQLDATDGLVGWYAPGVALTWMDAVVEGQPVTPRRGKPVEINALWYSALCWATRWAEILSEQEAVGDPARLAKQALRYAQLGQQVKAAMQQYWNPQLGYLYDTIEPDDRRNSQIRPNAVLALSLSHCAFSEQQAQKVLDVTCSCLLTPYGLRSLAPTDPEYIGKYKGTPEKRDRAYHQGTVWSWLIGPFIRAWERFYPEQPLPFDWQPLLEHFLSDGCLGSISEIFDGDEPHTPRGAIAQAWSVAEVIRHLKQEQ, encoded by the coding sequence ATGGTTGATTTAGATACAAGAGAATGGTTACTAACCAATGGCTTAGGAAGTTTTGCCAGTGGAACAGTTTCTGATGTCCGCACTCGTACCTATCATGGCTGGTTGTTTGCCGCTACTAGTCCGCCTTCTGGACGCACTCTGCTGCTTTCGCACCTAGAAGCTAGCCTAGAACTACCAGAGCAGGTTATGGCACTGGGCACAAATTTCTGGGGTAGTGGTCAGCTAGAGCCAAAAGGCTACCAACTGCTGCGCTCTTTTGAGATTAACCCTGTTCCAAAATGGATGTGGGGGGAGGATGACTGGCAGCTATCAAGGTTTTTGGTCATGCCGCAGGGATTGGAACAGCAACGACAAGGGGAACTCGGGGGTTCTATGTATGCTCGGCACGCACCATCTGCGAACGAGCAACATATCGACGGAACACAGTGGGGATTAGGGACAGCCCTAAGATGGGCAGAAAACATCACTCCAGCTCCATGTCACCCCATCGCCCCATCCCAGTTTTGCCATCGGGTTTTGATTCAGTATCGTTATGAAGGTACAGATACGGCTACTTTAAGGCTGCGATTGCTCATAAGCGATCGCGACTTTCACCATCAACAAAAGGCAATTCCAGAATTACAGTTCTCGCAAATGCTGGGACAAAAGCAAGTTTGCCTGCAAGCAATAGTATCTCACAGCTTTGGAACGCCTTGGCACTTGCGCTGGACACAAGGAGAGTATCAACCAGATGCGGTTTGGTACTGGAATTACGGACTCCCCGAGGAAACTCTGCGGGGGTTGGGCGATCGCGAGGATCTCTACAGCCCTGGTTACTTAACTGTCAAACTCAGTCCAGGAGATGCAGTGACTTTGGAAGCGCGGGTGGGGTTTCCCAGTGACGTGGAAACTCCCCTGACTTCAGAAACCTTTGCAGAAGTTGTGCAAGCAGAGCAAGAGCGGCTCTGTCAGGTTTTTGGGTGGAGAATAGGGGGAAAAGATACCTCTACATCTTCCCGCACTTCCCCCCTCTGGCGGCGACTACTGCAAGCAGCGGATCAGTTTGTTGTTTATCGTGCTTCTATTGCTGGTCCCACTGTCATTGCTGGATATCACTGGTTTAATGACTGGGGACGAGATACCTTGATTGCCTTACCTGGGTTGGCACTCATCCCGCAGCGCTTTGACTTGGCAAAAGGACTGCTGCAAACCTTTGGACGTTACTGTCGTCACGGTTTAATTCCCAATGCGTTTCCAGATATTGGTGGCGAACCGTTTTATAATAGTATTGATGCGGCGCTGTGGTGGATTGAAACTTTAGGGCTTTACTTGGAAGCTACCCAAGACTGGCAGTTTTTGGCAGAGCAATATCCAGTTGTGCAGCAAATCTACAAAGCTTTTCTTGGTGGCACGCGCTATAATGTGCAGCTTGATGCTACCGATGGGTTAGTTGGTTGGTATGCTCCTGGTGTAGCTCTGACCTGGATGGATGCGGTAGTAGAGGGGCAGCCTGTGACACCCCGTCGTGGTAAGCCGGTGGAAATTAATGCTTTGTGGTATTCAGCTTTATGTTGGGCAACTCGGTGGGCAGAAATATTGAGTGAACAGGAAGCGGTTGGCGACCCAGCGCGTCTTGCTAAACAGGCTTTGCGTTATGCCCAATTAGGACAACAAGTGAAAGCCGCTATGCAACAGTATTGGAATCCTCAACTCGGCTACTTATACGACACCATTGAGCCAGACGACCGTCGAAATTCTCAGATTCGCCCAAATGCAGTTTTGGCACTTTCGCTCTCACACTGTGCTTTTTCCGAACAGCAAGCGCAGAAGGTTCTTGACGTAACTTGTTCTTGCTTGCTGACTCCCTATGGTCTTCGTAGTCTCGCTCCAACAGATCCAGAATATATTGGTAAATACAAGGGGACTCCTGAGAAACGCGATCGCGCTTACCACCAAGGCACAGTGTGGAGTTGGTTGATTGGTCCTTTTATCCGCGCTTGGGAGCGTTTTTACCCTGAACAACCGCTGCCCTTTGATTGGCAACCCCTTCTGGAACACTTTCTATCTGATGGTTGTCTTGGCTCTATTTCCGAGATTTTTGATGGTGATGAGCCGCATACACCCAGAGGGGCTATAGCTCAAGCTTGGTCTGTTGCCGAGGTCATTCGGCATCTAAAACAAGAACAATGA
- a CDS encoding peroxiredoxin, with product MPLSYSSEGCLRVGQQAPEFTATAVVDQEFKTIKLSDYRGKYVVLFFYPLDFTFVCPTEITAFSDRYEEFKNINTEILGVSVDSEFSHLAWIQTDRKSGGVGDLNYPLVSDIKKEISAAYNVLDPAAGVALRGLFLIDKEGVIQHATINNLAFGRNVDETLRTLQAIQYVQSHPDEVCPAGWQPGDKTMTPDPVKSKVYFAAV from the coding sequence ATGCCTCTGTCTTACTCATCAGAAGGATGCCTCCGTGTAGGTCAACAGGCTCCCGAATTTACAGCAACGGCTGTGGTAGATCAGGAATTTAAAACCATTAAACTTTCCGACTATCGCGGCAAGTATGTCGTGCTATTTTTCTATCCCCTAGACTTTACCTTTGTTTGTCCCACTGAAATCACAGCCTTTAGCGATCGCTACGAAGAATTTAAAAATATTAACACTGAAATCCTCGGTGTTTCCGTTGATAGTGAGTTTTCTCACTTAGCATGGATTCAAACAGATCGCAAGTCTGGTGGTGTCGGTGACCTCAACTACCCCCTAGTTTCTGACATTAAGAAAGAGATTAGTGCAGCTTACAACGTGCTTGACCCAGCAGCGGGCGTTGCCTTGCGTGGTCTGTTCCTCATTGACAAAGAGGGTGTCATACAGCACGCAACCATCAACAACCTTGCTTTTGGTCGCAATGTTGATGAAACCCTGCGGACTTTGCAAGCCATTCAATACGTTCAGTCCCACCCGGACGAAGTTTGCCCTGCTGGCTGGCAACCAGGCGACAAGACGATGACTCCCGACCCGGTGAAGTCTAAAGTTTACTTCGCGGCTGTTTAG
- a CDS encoding DNA cytosine methyltransferase, with protein sequence MVKSQPVAIDLFAGAGGFGLGFEMAGFSVPLSVEIDAWACDTLRHNRPNMTVIQHDIRDFNTLSSVKDICLFKPDIVIGGPPCQGFSVAGPAQKDPKDPRNSLFINFAQWISFLEPKAFVMENVKGLLSHKNIEGTKVIDIIKETFAELGYFVEVWLLNAAEYGVPQIRERIFVVGNKMGKELGIPPKTHSLDLLHINSSQLSVFECCGLLPALSLWDAISDLPPLNAREGEEEQPYISEPHNDYQSWIRNGSQTLYNHVAMEHSDRLVERFKHIKWGESISDVPKEHGARRRSGNGELSEKSYDQNNRRLNPHKPSHTVAASFYANFIHPFQHRNLTVREGARVQSFPDNYRFLGKKTVVSHKLLHREERFNEKFLCQYNQVGNAVPPALARSIALYLQEKLELCQQAIATL encoded by the coding sequence ATGGTAAAATCACAACCTGTCGCTATTGATTTGTTTGCTGGGGCTGGCGGCTTTGGTTTAGGTTTTGAGATGGCAGGTTTCTCTGTTCCTCTATCCGTTGAGATTGATGCTTGGGCTTGTGATACCCTGCGCCACAACCGTCCCAACATGACAGTTATTCAACACGATATCCGTGACTTTAATACTTTAAGCAGTGTTAAGGATATCTGTCTGTTCAAGCCAGATATTGTTATTGGTGGACCTCCATGTCAAGGTTTTAGCGTTGCAGGACCAGCACAAAAAGATCCTAAAGACCCTAGAAATAGTCTGTTCATTAACTTTGCTCAATGGATAAGTTTTCTTGAACCTAAAGCTTTTGTAATGGAGAATGTTAAGGGTTTACTCTCGCACAAAAACATTGAAGGCACAAAGGTCATAGATATTATCAAGGAAACTTTTGCAGAACTTGGATATTTCGTAGAAGTATGGTTACTAAATGCTGCTGAATATGGCGTACCGCAAATTAGAGAGCGTATCTTTGTTGTGGGAAATAAAATGGGAAAAGAATTAGGTATTCCTCCAAAAACACATTCCTTAGATTTATTACATATAAATAGCTCTCAATTATCGGTGTTTGAGTGCTGCGGTTTACTTCCTGCTTTAAGCTTATGGGATGCAATATCAGATTTACCACCACTTAATGCAAGAGAGGGCGAAGAGGAGCAGCCTTACATTTCAGAACCTCACAATGACTATCAAAGCTGGATCAGAAATGGAAGTCAAACACTATATAATCATGTTGCAATGGAGCATTCTGACAGGCTTGTAGAACGCTTCAAACATATCAAATGGGGCGAATCCATTTCAGACGTACCAAAAGAACATGGAGCTAGACGCCGTAGTGGAAATGGTGAGCTATCTGAGAAAAGTTATGACCAGAACAACCGACGTCTGAATCCCCATAAACCATCACACACTGTAGCAGCGTCATTTTATGCCAATTTTATTCATCCTTTCCAGCATCGTAATTTGACAGTCCGTGAAGGGGCACGTGTTCAATCTTTTCCTGACAATTATCGTTTTTTAGGGAAGAAGACTGTTGTGTCTCACAAGTTACTACACCGGGAGGAAAGATTCAACGAGAAGTTTCTTTGCCAGTACAATCAGGTAGGTAATGCTGTACCACCTGCTCTTGCTAGGTCAATTGCACTTTATCTTCAAGAGAAATTAGAGCTATGCCAACAAGCGATCGCAACCCTTTAG
- a CDS encoding glucose-1-phosphate adenylyltransferase, with the protein MKSVLAIILGGGAGTRLYPLTKLRAKPAVPVAGKYRLIDIPVSNCINSEIFKIYVLTQFNSASLNRHIARTYNFAGFTEGFVEVLAAQQTPENFNWFQGTADAVRQYLWLMEEWDVDEYLILSGDHLYRMDYRQFVQRHRETGADITLSVLPIDERRASDFGLIKIDDSGRIINFSEKPKGDALTKMRVDTTVLGLTPEQAQEQPYIASMGIYVFKRDVLVKLLKEASERTDFGKEIIPDASKDYNVQAYLFEGYWEDIGTIEAFYHANLALTKQPQPPFSFYDEQAPIYTRARYLPPSKILDCQITESMIGEGCILKSCRIERSVLGVRSRIEAGCVIQDTLIMGADFYQPFAERQSDCETKEVSLGIGANTTIRRAIIDKNARIGCDVQIVNKDNVQEAERENQGFYIKNGIVVVLKNAVIPDGTII; encoded by the coding sequence GTGAAAAGTGTTTTGGCAATCATTCTCGGGGGGGGTGCAGGTACCCGCCTTTATCCACTCACCAAGTTACGCGCTAAACCAGCAGTACCAGTCGCTGGGAAGTATCGTTTAATCGATATTCCTGTCAGTAACTGTATAAACTCGGAAATATTCAAAATCTACGTTCTGACTCAATTCAACTCAGCTTCCCTGAATCGCCATATAGCCCGTACTTACAACTTTGCCGGCTTTACGGAAGGTTTTGTAGAAGTCCTAGCTGCACAGCAAACGCCAGAAAACTTCAACTGGTTCCAAGGTACAGCTGATGCGGTTCGCCAGTATTTGTGGCTGATGGAAGAATGGGACGTAGATGAGTATCTCATCCTTTCCGGTGATCACCTGTACCGTATGGACTATCGTCAGTTCGTACAGCGTCACAGGGAAACAGGGGCTGATATTACTCTCTCAGTACTCCCAATTGATGAGCGCCGTGCTTCTGACTTTGGCTTAATAAAAATTGATGATTCCGGTAGGATAATCAATTTCAGCGAAAAACCCAAAGGTGACGCTTTAACCAAGATGCGCGTCGATACGACTGTATTGGGACTGACACCAGAACAGGCTCAAGAACAGCCATATATTGCCTCAATGGGGATTTACGTCTTTAAAAGGGATGTTTTGGTTAAGCTTTTGAAAGAAGCTTCAGAACGGACAGATTTTGGAAAAGAAATTATTCCAGATGCCTCAAAAGATTACAACGTTCAAGCCTACTTATTTGAAGGTTACTGGGAAGATATTGGAACAATCGAGGCATTTTATCATGCCAATTTAGCATTAACTAAACAGCCTCAGCCGCCCTTTAGCTTCTACGATGAACAAGCGCCAATTTATACCCGCGCTCGTTATTTACCTCCCAGTAAAATCTTAGATTGCCAAATCACAGAATCCATGATAGGTGAAGGTTGCATCCTAAAAAGCTGCCGCATTGAACGTTCGGTGTTAGGAGTGCGATCGCGCATTGAGGCTGGTTGTGTTATCCAAGATACCCTAATCATGGGAGCAGATTTCTATCAACCATTCGCTGAACGCCAGTCAGATTGCGAAACTAAAGAAGTTTCCTTGGGAATTGGTGCTAACACCACAATTCGTCGTGCCATCATTGACAAAAATGCCCGCATTGGCTGTGATGTGCAAATTGTCAATAAAGACAACGTCCAAGAAGCCGAGCGCGAAAATCAAGGATTCTACATTAAAAATGGTATCGTTGTCGTGCTGAAAAATGCCGTCATTCCTGATGGAACGATTATTTAG
- the recR gene encoding recombination mediator RecR codes for MQRLPGVGPKTAQRLALHILKRPEAEVEALAQALIEAKKQVGLCTVCFHLSSEPVCEICRNQNRDNGTICVVADSRDVIALEKTREFKGKYHVLGGVISPIDGIGPEQLTVQALVRRVSQHKPEEVIMAISPSVEGETTTLYVGQLLKPFTKVTRIAFGLPVGGDLEYADEVTLARALEGRRELD; via the coding sequence CTGCAACGTTTACCTGGAGTTGGTCCAAAAACTGCCCAACGTCTAGCATTGCATATTTTAAAACGACCAGAAGCAGAAGTAGAGGCTTTGGCGCAAGCCCTGATTGAGGCAAAAAAACAGGTAGGTTTGTGTACTGTCTGCTTTCACTTATCTTCTGAACCAGTTTGTGAAATCTGCCGCAACCAAAACCGCGACAACGGAACTATCTGTGTCGTAGCAGATTCCCGTGATGTGATTGCCTTGGAAAAAACTCGCGAGTTTAAGGGCAAGTATCATGTCTTAGGTGGGGTGATTTCCCCGATAGATGGTATTGGTCCAGAACAGTTAACAGTTCAAGCTTTGGTGCGGCGGGTGAGTCAGCACAAGCCTGAAGAAGTGATTATGGCAATTAGTCCGAGTGTCGAGGGTGAGACGACGACACTCTACGTCGGTCAACTCCTGAAGCCATTTACTAAAGTGACGCGGATTGCCTTTGGTTTACCGGTGGGTGGAGATTTGGAGTACGCTGATGAGGTGACTTTGGCAAGAGCCTTGGAAGGTCGCCGAGAGTTGGATTAG
- a CDS encoding Bpu10I family restriction endonuclease yields MPTSDRNPLVHGSNLEQKENHRTKYRDAESRRYLSEIRSKYDKWHSANIQLVGPALTPTDQDDTIIGTRVELLSTYKDFLDQQHYAEKFDSRSNLHSSVLEEFLYYLFRDLAKGFGENALIGKSHTFKDIFFVPPKYSEMLKRPYARIEKKDHDFVIGATIQASLEAASPPEQDQNPGEILALVKEEPENYSEVTVTGNTETHIFDIPVVAIECKTYLDKTMLEGSSRAAEDLKARNPNSLYIVVMERIKLTSDVNLRKYKVDQIYVLRQQKNTDREFRYEETYVHNPINPTVVQHLFHKVRKHLIMDWTGGIEHGIQRGWLIDE; encoded by the coding sequence ATGCCAACAAGCGATCGCAACCCTTTAGTTCATGGCTCTAATCTTGAGCAGAAGGAGAACCACCGCACAAAATATCGAGATGCAGAAAGTAGAAGATATCTCAGCGAGATTAGAAGTAAATATGATAAGTGGCACTCAGCTAATATCCAATTGGTTGGACCTGCATTAACGCCTACTGATCAAGATGACACAATTATTGGCACAAGGGTAGAACTTCTCTCAACATACAAGGACTTCTTAGACCAGCAACATTATGCTGAGAAGTTTGACTCTAGATCGAACCTTCACTCTAGCGTACTGGAGGAATTTCTCTACTATCTGTTTAGAGATTTAGCAAAAGGCTTTGGAGAAAATGCTCTTATCGGCAAGTCTCATACGTTCAAAGATATTTTCTTTGTGCCACCAAAATACTCTGAGATGCTTAAGCGACCATATGCGCGTATTGAAAAGAAAGATCATGATTTTGTCATTGGAGCAACTATTCAAGCATCACTTGAAGCAGCATCCCCGCCAGAGCAAGATCAAAATCCTGGTGAAATACTCGCACTTGTTAAAGAAGAACCGGAGAACTATTCAGAAGTTACTGTTACAGGTAACACTGAAACGCACATTTTCGATATTCCAGTTGTCGCCATTGAATGTAAGACGTATCTTGACAAGACTATGCTTGAAGGTTCATCACGAGCAGCAGAGGACTTAAAGGCTAGAAATCCAAATAGTTTGTATATTGTGGTTATGGAACGGATCAAGCTGACGAGCGATGTGAATCTTCGGAAGTACAAGGTTGACCAAATTTATGTACTACGCCAACAAAAAAATACTGATCGAGAATTCAGGTATGAAGAAACGTATGTACACAACCCAATTAACCCAACTGTAGTTCAACATCTGTTCCATAAGGTACGCAAGCATCTAATAATGGATTGGACTGGCGGAATTGAACACGGTATACAGCGTGGATGGCTAATTGACGAGTAA